In Paenibacillus sp. G2S3, a single window of DNA contains:
- a CDS encoding C39 family peptidase produces the protein MKHRKNGLSNILTADPYTQWEAGVASPSSACGPATMAALTEYWNTQLGMDFIRGKGHFHSKAAHINYIYSHHGGTPLGMSARRFVKGITAYINASISPKGEHKLSITSFNDFDVYKTEIDAGRPVAVKFDKWFNFRWRGNFAYDYHWVLGIGYDVPDNGDHPILIVQDNGVRYRDGRIALCKERRIPYFVNKDVITMVGMNILKTSS, from the coding sequence ATGAAGCATAGAAAGAATGGTCTGAGTAACATACTAACGGCTGATCCATATACACAGTGGGAGGCAGGGGTTGCATCCCCGTCTTCTGCATGTGGACCGGCGACGATGGCAGCTTTAACCGAGTATTGGAATACTCAGCTAGGCATGGACTTTATTCGTGGCAAAGGTCATTTTCACTCTAAAGCAGCTCATATTAATTACATATACAGTCATCACGGAGGAACCCCTTTAGGCATGAGTGCACGTCGTTTTGTAAAGGGAATCACAGCTTATATCAATGCTTCAATCTCGCCGAAAGGGGAGCATAAGCTATCCATCACTTCTTTTAACGACTTCGATGTGTATAAAACGGAGATTGATGCAGGTCGGCCAGTGGCTGTTAAATTTGATAAATGGTTTAATTTTCGGTGGAGAGGGAATTTTGCTTACGACTACCACTGGGTATTAGGAATAGGATATGACGTGCCTGATAACGGGGATCATCCAATCCTCATCGTTCAGGATAATGGTGTGAGGTATAGGGATGGCAGGATTGCCCTTTGTAAAGAACGCCGCATCCCATATTTTGTAAATAAAGACGTCATTACGATGGTGGGAATGAATATCTTGAAAACGTCTAGTTAA